From a region of the Calliphora vicina chromosome 4, idCalVici1.1, whole genome shotgun sequence genome:
- the LOC135958691 gene encoding uncharacterized protein LOC135958691: MKEKRTRGQNFSAQEEDFLVSLIENHIEIIETKKLDGYTSKQKNEAWESIQQEFSNQTDTYRTAKMLREKYENMKKKAKLIMASQKRGDYLENGEASCSCSQVRSVAINRLVDLLAMGASSMEHSFEGNSNEIITNEVVKRKVNKVKCKTEVLDDEVEDDTHQYEPIVQLTHTPEKQLTPPTNCPTFSTNSKRSPEQSVVVKNCRASNCDASDVRASKAQKTFYRNEEKRAAERHLWEKELNAKRQMWEEELKNKKIELLNLQIEKARYETQTVVTSNGYNQLSGYTLPKESSLHKPKIVAVSSESFPWQESAPATEMSQQQQQPYL; encoded by the exons ATGAAAGAGAAACGTACACG AGGCCAAAACTTTTCCGCCCAAGAAGAAGACTTCCTGGTGTCATTGATAGAAAACCATATAGAAATAATCGAGACGAAAAAATTGGATGGCTATAccagtaaacaaaaaaatgaagCATGGGAAAGCATCCAACAAGAATTTAGCAATCAGACGGACACTTACCGGACGGCAAAGATGTTACGGGAGAAATATGAAAACATGAAAAAGAAGGCTAAACTAATAATGGCATCACAAAAGCGCGGAGATTATCTGGAGAATGGTGAAGCATCTTGCAGTTGTTCACAAGTTCGTTCGGTTGCCATAAATCGTTTAGTTGATTTATTAGCCATGGGTGCCTCTTCAATGGAGCACAGTTTTGAGGGGAATAGTAATGAAATAATAACTAATGAAGTTGTCAAGCGTAAGGTAAACAAAGTTAAATGTAAAACTGAAGTGTTAGATGATGAAGTTGAGGATGATACGCACCAATATGAACCCATAGTACAATTGACACATACACCTGAAAAACAACTAACACCGCCTACAAATTGTCCAACATTTTCCACAAACTCCAAAAGATCACCCGAACAAAGTGTGGTGGTCAAAAATTGCAGGGCTTCAAATTGTGATGCGTCTGATGTAAGAGCGTCTAAAGCCCagaaaactttctatagaaatgagGAAAAACGTGCTGCCGAACGTCATTTATGGGAAAAAGAGTTGAATGCAAAACGACAAATGTGGGAGGAGGAGttgaagaacaaaaaaattgagttattaAATCTACAAATTGAAAAGGCAAGATATGAGACGCAAACGGTTGTTACTAGCAATGGTTATAATCAACTATCCGGTTATACGCTACCTAAGGAGTCTAGTCTCCACAAACCAAAGATTGTTGCTGTATCATCGGAAAGTTTTCCCTGGCAGGAATCTGCGCCAGCAACGGAAATgtcgcaacaacaacaacaaccatatCTATAG